In Mycoplasmopsis meleagridis, the genomic stretch TATAGCTATTTCTTAGGTTAATAAGAATGGTGTTATTAGTAAATTTATTGTCAATATTTTTTTCAAATTCTTCATTATTAACTGATGAATCATAATAATTACCATATGGATTAAGAACAAAAGATAATTTGTTTAAATTATTTAAATATCAAAATCAATTTTCATTTAAAAAATTGCTAATATTAGTAATAGCTTTAGTAGTTCTATTGATTTTATCGCCAGCATTGTCTTTAACAAAAGTATCTCAAAGAGGAGCTAAAACCAAAGAATTTTTAATTTCGTTATCAAAGCTTTTGTTGATTTGTGATTGAATAGTTAAAAAAGAATTTAATTCATTTTTATCACTATAAATTTTTTGGGCTAATTCCAAGATATTGGAATTTATTTTTTCTTTAAATGTTTTAGTATAAACAATCTTTTTTTCTTCGTTTATTTTACTGCAAGAACAACAAATAAAAGTTGTTACTAAAGGAACTATAAATAAACTATTTTTGAATAATTTCTTTGTAAAAAATATCTTCAAGATTATCCTTTTTCTTGCCCGAATAAATAATTTTGCCTTTATGAATTAGTGTTAATGAATCAACATATTTATCTATTTCACTTAAGACATGAGAAGAAATAAAAATAGTTGTTCCTTTTTTATTTAAATCGCTTAAAAGTTTAAATAAATTAAATCTTGCTGTTGGATCTAAATTAGCCGATGGTTCATCTAAAATTAAAATATTTGGTTCAAACATTAATGCTTGGATCAAAAGAATTTTTTTCTTTTGACCTGAAGAAAAATTAAATGGCTTTTTATTTTTTAATTCAGTAATTTCAAAAATTTTTAAAAAATAATCTATTTTTTTTCTAATTAAATTATTTTTTAAATTATTAAGTTTTGCAAGAGCAAATAAATATTTATAAACAGTTATTTCTTTAGGAAATAAAGCATTTTCTGGAACGTAACCTAAAAGTTTTTTACTTTCATATTTTTTATTACTAATTCCGTTAATTAATATTTCGCCTTCAAAATTATTATAAGCACCAACTATACTTTTAATAGTTGTTGTCTTACCTGCTCCGTTTTCGCCTATAAATGCATGAAATTCACCTTTTAAAAGATTAAAATTTAAGTTAAAAATCCCAACAATATCCTTATTATTTCTATATGTTTTTGTCAAGTTTTTAACTTCAAGTATTTTATCCATTATTTATAATCTCTTTTCTTATATAAAAAAGTATTTATAGTTATTAAAGTAAATATTAAAACGGTTCAAATAATAAAATATCCTTCTTTAGAAATAACTTGATTTTCTCTTGCCAATTCATAAACATCTTTTACTGGAGTAAATAAATAATTATTATTTTCTTCCAGATTATAGCGAATAATAACTTTTTTATTTTCTCCTTCGCCTTGCACTTCCTGAATAGGAGTATATGAACTATATCCTCCTATAAAATAGTTGAATCCACCTAAATTAATTTTAAATTGAGAAGGTGAAAAATACATTTTATCATCCTCATTAGCTAATAGTGCTTTTGTTATATTTTGATCATTCAAATTAAAATAAACATAATAAATTAAAGCAG encodes the following:
- a CDS encoding aromatic motif membrane protein, which gives rise to MKIFFTKKLFKNSLFIVPLVTTFICCSCSKINEEKKIVYTKTFKEKINSNILELAQKIYSDKNELNSFLTIQSQINKSFDNEIKNSLVLAPLWDTFVKDNAGDKINRTTKAITNISNFLNENWFWYLNNLNKLSFVLNPYGNYYDSSVNNEEFEKNIDNKFTNNTILINLRNSYISKIHTFDLSIDNYDVLLNKKLLFLELTNNQFLLLLYYEKNNQRKIFIIPDLLKINSSNISNILEAFVTKFNEAKKELDLEEKNYWEKLKENDDTVNFDFEKYLKEHNDQYIFTPYKFNNYQAIFKKIIEKINTNENLIEKYTWGYLNEI
- a CDS encoding ABC transporter ATP-binding protein, whose translation is MDKILEVKNLTKTYRNNKDIVGIFNLNFNLLKGEFHAFIGENGAGKTTTIKSIVGAYNNFEGEILINGISNKKYESKKLLGYVPENALFPKEITVYKYLFALAKLNNLKNNLIRKKIDYFLKIFEITELKNKKPFNFSSGQKKKILLIQALMFEPNILILDEPSANLDPTARFNLFKLLSDLNKKGTTIFISSHVLSEIDKYVDSLTLIHKGKIIYSGKKKDNLEDIFYKEIIQK